One Brachionichthys hirsutus isolate HB-005 unplaced genomic scaffold, CSIRO-AGI_Bhir_v1 contig_587, whole genome shotgun sequence genomic window carries:
- the LOC137915999 gene encoding protein phosphatase 1A-like isoform X1 encodes MGAFLDKPKMEKYNSRGEGNNLRYGLSSMQGWRVEMEDAHTAVIGLPHGLDHWSFFAVYDGHAGSQVAKYCCEHLLEHITSNSDFQKALQEDPSVDSIKSGIRTGFLQIDEHMRAISEKKRGVDRSGSTAVGVMISASHIYFINCGDSRGLLSRGGAVHFFTQDHKPSNPLEKERIQNAGGSVMIQRVNGSLAVSRALGDFDYKCVHGKGPTEQLVSPEPEVYAIERCEGEDEFIILACDGIWDVMANEELGDFVRSRLEVTEDLVRVSNEIVDTCLYKGSRDNMSVVLISFPGAPKVSTEAVKKEAELDKYLEGRVEEIIKKQGDEGVPDLVHVMRTLASEAIPNLPPGGELASKRTVIEAMYNKLNPYRSDDTDPGILSFRGFS; translated from the exons ATGGGTGCATTTCTGGACAAACCAAAGATGGAAAAATACAATTCCCGCGGTGAGGGCAACAACCTGAGGTATGGGTTGAGTAGCATGCAAGGTTGGCGGGTGGAGATGGAAGACGCACACACGGCCGTGATTGGGCTGCCTCACGGTCTTGACCACTGGTCGTTCTTTGCCGTTTATGACGGCCACGCCGGCTCTCAGGTGGCCAAGTACTGCTGCGAGCACCTGCTGGAGCACATCACCAGCAACTCGGACTTCCAGAAAGCTCTACAGGAGGACCCTTCAGTGGATAGCATAAAGAGTGGGATCCGCACGGGATTCTTGCAGATTGATGAGCACATGCGAGCCATCTCGGAGAAGAAGCGTGGCGTGGACCGTAGCGGCTCTACTGCAGTGGGGGTGATGATTTCTGCGAGCCACATCTACTTCATCAACTGCGGCGACTCGCGGGGACTCCTCAGCCGCGGCGGAGCTGTGCATTTCTTCACGCAAGATCACAAACCCAGCAACCCACTGGAAAAGGAAAGGATCCAGAATGCCGGCGGATCAGTCATGATCCAGCGAGTTAATGGGTCCCTCGCTGTGTCTCGGGCTTTGGGAGACTTCGACTACAAGTGTGTGCATGGAAAAGGCCCGACAGAGCAACTTGTGTCCCCCGAGCCTGAAGTTTATGCGATAGAGAGATGTGAGGGCGAAGATGAATTCATTATACTAGCATGTGATGGCATCTGGGATGTCATGGCCAATGAGGAACTGGGTGACTTTGTAAGGTCAAGGCTAGAAGTGACAGAAGATCTTGTGCGAGTCAGCAATGAAATTGTTGACACCTGCTTGTACAAG GGAAGCCGGGACAATATGAGTGTTGTGCTAATCTCCTTTCCTGGGGCCCCAAAGGTATCTACAGAGGCAGTGAAAAAGGAGGCCGAGTTGGATAAATATCTGGAAGGCAGAGTAGAAG AAATTATTAAAAAGCAGGGGGATGAAGGCGTCCCAGATTTGGTCCACGTGATGCGTACGTTAGCGTCGGAGGCCATCCCTAACCTTCCCCCTGGAGGAGAGTTGGCAAGCAA ACGAACTGTTATTGAAGCAATGTACAACAAACTCAACCCATACCGAAGCGATGACACA
- the LOC137915999 gene encoding protein phosphatase 1A-like isoform X2, producing the protein MGAFLDKPKMEKYNSRGEGNNLRYGLSSMQGWRVEMEDAHTAVIGLPHGLDHWSFFAVYDGHAGSQVAKYCCEHLLEHITSNSDFQKALQEDPSVDSIKSGIRTGFLQIDEHMRAISEKKRGVDRSGSTAVGVMISASHIYFINCGDSRGLLSRGGAVHFFTQDHKPSNPLEKERIQNAGGSVMIQRVNGSLAVSRALGDFDYKCVHGKGPTEQLVSPEPEVYAIERCEGEDEFIILACDGIWDVMANEELGDFVRSRLEVTEDLVRVSNEIVDTCLYKGSRDNMSVVLISFPGAPKVSTEAVKKEAELDKYLEGRVEEIIKKQGDEGVPDLVHVMRTLASEAIPNLPPGGELASKRTVIEAMYNKLNPYRSDDTDSASTDDMW; encoded by the exons ATGGGTGCATTTCTGGACAAACCAAAGATGGAAAAATACAATTCCCGCGGTGAGGGCAACAACCTGAGGTATGGGTTGAGTAGCATGCAAGGTTGGCGGGTGGAGATGGAAGACGCACACACGGCCGTGATTGGGCTGCCTCACGGTCTTGACCACTGGTCGTTCTTTGCCGTTTATGACGGCCACGCCGGCTCTCAGGTGGCCAAGTACTGCTGCGAGCACCTGCTGGAGCACATCACCAGCAACTCGGACTTCCAGAAAGCTCTACAGGAGGACCCTTCAGTGGATAGCATAAAGAGTGGGATCCGCACGGGATTCTTGCAGATTGATGAGCACATGCGAGCCATCTCGGAGAAGAAGCGTGGCGTGGACCGTAGCGGCTCTACTGCAGTGGGGGTGATGATTTCTGCGAGCCACATCTACTTCATCAACTGCGGCGACTCGCGGGGACTCCTCAGCCGCGGCGGAGCTGTGCATTTCTTCACGCAAGATCACAAACCCAGCAACCCACTGGAAAAGGAAAGGATCCAGAATGCCGGCGGATCAGTCATGATCCAGCGAGTTAATGGGTCCCTCGCTGTGTCTCGGGCTTTGGGAGACTTCGACTACAAGTGTGTGCATGGAAAAGGCCCGACAGAGCAACTTGTGTCCCCCGAGCCTGAAGTTTATGCGATAGAGAGATGTGAGGGCGAAGATGAATTCATTATACTAGCATGTGATGGCATCTGGGATGTCATGGCCAATGAGGAACTGGGTGACTTTGTAAGGTCAAGGCTAGAAGTGACAGAAGATCTTGTGCGAGTCAGCAATGAAATTGTTGACACCTGCTTGTACAAG GGAAGCCGGGACAATATGAGTGTTGTGCTAATCTCCTTTCCTGGGGCCCCAAAGGTATCTACAGAGGCAGTGAAAAAGGAGGCCGAGTTGGATAAATATCTGGAAGGCAGAGTAGAAG AAATTATTAAAAAGCAGGGGGATGAAGGCGTCCCAGATTTGGTCCACGTGATGCGTACGTTAGCGTCGGAGGCCATCCCTAACCTTCCCCCTGGAGGAGAGTTGGCAAGCAA ACGAACTGTTATTGAAGCAATGTACAACAAACTCAACCCATACCGAAGCGATGACACA GACTCTGCGTCCACAGACGACATGTGGTAA